DNA sequence from the Rhizoctonia solani chromosome 10, complete sequence genome:
ccctcaggggctttatataccccagagggagaacaaataactatatacatgatgtacaaaagaggaagttacatgagaggtacagtctgagctatttgatacataaagaccaattagtcccaataagtcctagtgggatagaccCAAGACTATTtatagaatgttctagagcatacatgactaaattacattagtgtgaatgctaaaaataaccttgaggcaaggtaggatctcatagaaaaagctagaaacttaaatggttagtatctccatcaatttggctcagaatctgttacaaccccctaacatataccattggatttgcacaatttttctattatttttagaattttttacggactctttatctttactttttcaatcacgtgatctcggcgcttaatatgccgagatgccgcgccaagatgccgtgccaagggcgcttaggagaaattcacgcttctgcgcagcctgcagcacacttcttacTTCCACTATGTCCTTCCTTTCtcatgtgcacagaccatgtagatagtgcacccttgcctatatatacagcaggaaaattgcttgggaacaccaagtcaattttaccttgtctcttacccattagagaaggtatccagaccagctaagtagccggcccacAGTAGTCAGAAGTCACTTACCCTCTTAtcttacctaccacacctccaggcctctggcccctttgcaccagcagtagttagttaagttgttgccttaagcaacctaGTTAGttcagtagttagccttagtcagttagattacataagcaaatgtagtagtacagccacaagcgcctgcccactagcgtgtacccaaccttacagttggcatacaacagaatcagacaattcctttttgggaactgagatgctggagcctccaacctattggtatttgtctgcatagtaatatgcctatatCCCGCCAAGATATCAGTGTTGGCGCGCCCCaccaacctttggcgcttatttgcaattactaagcacctgcgcttgcatgcttacttgcacttgttctatggtctgtaagtactgttcctacatataaatgtataatacaaaaaaatactataaatcatagaaataacaGTATAACCCATTCACATAATtagacgtgtatatatgcaagcgcaatgaggaaataaagtataaaaggccTTATAGCACCGCCAGTtcccaaatatagtaatgctCATGGCCacatttggatagagcaagtatgattaccccagtttgcactattcactattggaaattaggggcgcatatgtctaaattagtcattccataacagaatccttcttgaccaggaTATGGAGTGGGCATGCAATGTGGCTGAAGTAGGCAACAAACCCCCAAAGGAAGTTtgcaaaccctaggaaggaCTGTACTTCCTTCACCTTGGTTGGCATGGGCCATTCCTGGACAGCCTGGATCTATAatttatccaggctaaaCCCTTTATCCAATACAATGATCCCCAGGTGTTCAACCAATGTTATGTGAAATGTGCACTTGGAGGCTTTACAAAACAGCTGGTTTTCCATCAGACATTTCAagacttcatgaacatgtTGGGGATGGGATGTGTTGTCCTTGGAGTATATCAAGATGTCATCTAAGTAGATGATGATGCAAACATCCAATAGATCTTTGAAcagcttgttcatgaagtgttggaaggcagctggggcattggtaaagccaaaagtcatgaccagggatttgtataAGCCATATTTAGTGCAAaaggctgtcttccatttgttgccttccttAACTTGGACATTGGTGTAATCCTATCATAGGTCCAGTTTGGTAAAAACCTTAGTGCTGCATAGTtgggccatgagatcatTGGGATGGGGTAATGGGTAGATGTTTTTCTTAGTCCAGTTGTTGAGGTGTTGGTAATCAACTACCAATTGGCAGGAACCATACTTcttggggacaaacatgacaggggaactgatgggAGATTTACTTGGACAGATTTTCCCTGCTTTGAGCTCATCCCTAAGCCAGTCTTTCAGTGTGGCAGACTCAGTGTTGGTCATACTGTACAAAGGGGAGTTTaaagggccttcttctgtatGTTCAATCCCTGTGTCATAGTGACAATGTGGAGGGAGCTTGTTGAACTCTTCCTCACCAAATACCTTTGTGTAATGATGGTATtgggagggtactccttccaGGGGATTGGGATCcccctcttcctcttccacaATGGCTACATGATCTGGAGGAGAGTgaggaaaggaaggtgtgTGCATGTTCCAGTTGATTTTGAGATTGTGGGCTTCTAACCATTTGATACCTAGGATGGTGGTGTGTGCTCCAGTATTACAGATTAGGAATGTTTCCATCAtctgtttgccatcaaataggaaggtcAGTtaggccttcttccaaatctttccagcctgggggcttgacccatcaagcatagtgacAGTGCAGGGGGTAGGAAGACCAATTAACAGGAGTTTGGGGGGTTCTGCAGTGTGGGGGTGAAGGAACAATGATGTGGtgcctgagtcaatcaggacttctaatgtgtccacttgtttctctggctgtattggaattgtgaagagcAGTTTATTTCTATGTATAGATATACTACAAATTCACAAATacaagccagagtccttggggtccttgtgtgcagcagcaggtacccttaatcttttcccaattggtactccaagtctttgccaatcttggcagtttccttagctttccccttatcctccttaGGGGTAGCTCTCCATCTGGTCCTGCATTCAGCAAACTTGTGACCTGCCTTGCCACATTTGACAAAAAGACCTTCTGCACAGCAGCAGTTACATTCTTCCTCCAACACAtagttgggattggaggagaggggactggttttggtggcctgttggccagtacttgCCCCCTGTGTGGGGGTAGAAGAAGGCttgccagacttattaccctgttgCAGGTGGCTGGCACACTCCTTGCAGAGGgcattgtcaatgatgagggcAGCATCTTGCAGCTCCCTCAGGGTACATGGTTGCCTCTCCCTTGTGTCAATTTGTTtttggacctcccagtgaagtCCACAAGCAAATTGACTGTGGAGTGTGGCACTGTTCCAATTGAGCTCCATTTGCAGCATGCAGAACTTGGTGATATATTTGGCACATGTGCCAGTTTGGGTGAGGGAAGTGATCTTCTGCTCTGCTGCTCTGGTTGtgtcagggttgccaaaggcGGCCAGGAACTTGGTTTTGAACTCATCTACAGTTTGGATGAGTGCTTgatgggaccctagttggtccaggtggggatgggcccacATGGGCCCAGCCTCtgtcatgttcatcaggagaaAACTTAGGACCTCCAGGTCCATTGGGTATTGCCTTTGACTGTGGTgtacccaggccaacatgcatgttagccattgtttggcctctaagccaattttgcctttgaaggcatcaGGGTGATCTACCTTTACAGTAGAGGGGGCTGGAGGTGGCACTGGGGTGACAATAggtgctggtggaggtccttggggggctgctggagctggtcccaaagggaaggaggaggagggatATGGGTTGAATAAGGTGAGGTGGTTGCACCAGGAGGCCCCTGTGGAGAAAATAGGGGCTGGGCCCCCAAGGGAGATGCTAGCCTTGCCAAGAAGCTTGGCTTTGGGTGCAGCCCAGGGAGTTTCCTCAACCAtggggggtttttgttcttcaGGGGTATGGGAACCCTGGGTGAtttgggcaagcccatccttgacagtatcaaCAGCTTGCAAGATGTTCTTGATGTTGGTGCAAACCTCTTGGCTAATTTCAGCTTGTTCCAAGATGGCCTGCTCAAGGCAGTCAACTTGTCCTTGGAGTCCCCAGAGGAGTCTGATAACCCATTCAAGGGAGACTTTGCCAAGTTTgacaggggaggctggcagAATGAGGGGTTCTGGCTATCCCTGATCAATAGGGGAGCAGGCTCAAGAGGGTGGCCaggaacaggttgccatggtGTGTGTGGGGTACAACTGGCCAGTGTGGGATGATGCCTGGGAGGAAGAACAGG
Encoded proteins:
- a CDS encoding Retrotransposable element Tf2 protein gives rise to the protein METFLICNTGAHTTILGIKWLEAHNLKINWNMHTPSFPHSPPDHVAIVEEEEGDPNPLEGVPSQYHHYTKVFGEEEFNKLPPHCHYDTGIEHTEEGPLNSPLYSMTNTESATLKDWLRDELKAGKICPSKSPISSPVMFVPKKYGSCQLVVDYQHLNNWTKKNIYPLPHPNDLMAQLCSTKDYTNVQVKEGNKWKTAFCTKYGLYKSLVMTFGFTNAPAAFQHFMNKLFKDLLDVCIIIYLDDILIYSKDNTSHPQHVHEVLKCLMENQLFYSPWKWTEKEQSAFQALKDSITNAPVLAHANPTKPYFLETNASSAALGSILSQQQEDGCLHPLGFLSKSFKGAEQNYDTHNKELLAILRSFEYWCIFLEGTLHPVTMFTDLCNLEYWKESRTCNCRHARWHLLLASYNFQIVYCPGKQSGKPDALPRCSNHADISLADQTMLPNPVFANIALITPKRELQHQIEASLDQDKSLEEILTFLQNESKAPPSIKQAFKDYKVEAGLLFYQGCIVVPDIGTLCTDLLCIFHDSPLAGHPG
- a CDS encoding Retrotransposon-derived protein PEG10, which produces MPKALPPSDVQNAVDKLHKGLHFSEIHSQTGVSTGMISRIRTMHCPELPKQPGGCPSKLSPTNIHHATHLLTGPAPTTPCLVVQELSGTNGVPVSSLIVHWAVWKADVVPFVKPKKPAMTKEHIKACYEFAMAHQHWTIDDWKRFQWVGQASQPHQIIKTHKHGGGHIINGHAWDGSLTKELYVEILEDELKQTLEYYGLDMEKVIFMQDNASSHKAHILQDWFQGNGLEVFEWPANSPDLNPIESLWDQIKRELYSYETPASGMLELWERPEPLILPASPVKLGKVSLEWVIRLLWGLQGQVDCLEQAILEQAEISQEVCTNIKNILQAVDTVKDGLAQITQGSHTPEEQKPPMVEETPWAAPKAKLLGKASISLGGPAPIFSTGASWCNHLTLFNPYPSSSFPLGPAPAAPQGPPPAPIVTPVPPPAPSTVKVDHPDAFKGKIGLEAKQWLTCMLAWVHHSQRQYPMDLEVLSFLLMNMTEAGPMWAHPHLDQLGSHQALIQTVDEFKTKFLAAFGNPDTTRAAEQKITSLTQTGTCAKYITKFCMLQMELNWNSATLHSQFACGLHWEVQKQIDTRERQPCTLRELQDAALIIDNALCKECASHLQQGNKSGKPSSTPTQGASTGQQATKTSPLSSNPNYVLEEECNCCCAEGLFVKCGKAGHKFAECRTRWRATPKEDKGKAKETAKIGKDLEYQLGKD